ACGCTCGGCTTCACACCAGCGTGCGGCAACGGCGCGACGAGCTCGAAGCTGCGTACGAAGAGCGCTACCGCGAGCTCGACGCCGCGAACGAGCAGCTCAGGGAGACGAGCAGGCTCAAGGACGAGCTCCTCGCGATCTGCTCGCACGACGTCCGAGCGCCGCTGAACGTGCTCCTCGGGCACACGCGCCTCCTGCTCTCGGCCGGGATCGAGCCGGGCCAGCGCCGGAGCGTGGAGGCCATCGAGCGCCAGGCGATGCGCGTCCTCCAGCTCGTCGAGCAGATCCTCGAGACGGGCCGAGGCAGGCGCGAGAGCTGGCAGCTCTCCTTCGCGTCCGTTGATCTGGCCGCCCTCGTTCGGCGGGTGGTCGACGATCTGACCACGCTGGGGGCGGAGGGCTCGGTGTCGCTGCGGTCGGAGGGGCACGACACCCTCCTGGCCGAGGTGGACGAGAGCGCGATCCGGCAGGTCCTCGAGAACCTGATCTCGAACGCGATCGCCCACGCGCCGGAGGGCACGGCGGTCGAGGTGGAGGTCTCCCTCGACGAGGCCGCCGGCGGGCGCGCGCGGATCGAGGTGCGCGATCGGGGGCCGGGCATCGCCGAGGCCGAGCTTCCCCTGGTGTTCGAGCGCTTCCGGAAGGGCGACAAGGGCGCGGGCTTCGGGTTGGGCCTCGCCATCGCCAGGGAGCTCGTGGAGCACCACGGCGGCGACATCTGGGTTCGGGCGCGGCCGGAAGGGGGTACGTCGTTCGTGTTCGCCGTTCCCCTTCGGGCGCGGCGTGCGGGGAGCGAGGGAGACAAGCGGCGGCTGCTGGTCGTCGCCGAGGACTGCGAGATGCGCGCCTCCCTGGGCGAGCGGCTCCGTGAGCGGTACGCCGTCACTCTCGCCAGGACCGGAGGGGAGGGGATCGCCCGCGCCAGGGCCCTGCTCCCCGACGCGGTGCTCGTCGACAGCGATTTCCCGGAGGGCAGGGCGACGGCCTTCGTCCAGCAGCTCCGGAGCCACCCCGGCCTGGGCGAGACCCCCGTCGTCTACCTGGGACGGACCGACCTGGCCCAGAGCGTCTCGCTGGAATCGGTCGTGGACGGGAGGCGAGGGATCTTCGCCGCCGCCGACGACGATCTGCTGCCCTTGCTCGACGAGCTCGTCACCTCGAGACGCGTCGGCTGAGAGCTCGTGAAGAACTTGCTCCCGCGCCGCGGGGGCGATTTCTTCACACGCTCCGAGCGACGTTTCAGCGGCGAACGTGCCTCCCCGCGTAGGGGACGAAGAAGCGCTCGAAACCGTAGCGTCGCAGCTCGGCAGGCGGATCCTCCCAGCAAAGGAGGTTCTCGTAATCGAAGTGGCTGCACGCGCATTTCCAGCACGACGGGCAGATCTTCGACGGATGGGAGGCCGCGCAACCACACCAGGCGGAGTGGAGGAGATCCATCGGCTGGCGGCAGTGAGGGCAGCTGGCCGGAAAGCTTCCTCGTTCGGGGATCGCGCGCGCCAACGCCATGGGCATCTCCTCGCTCCGTCGAGCTTCGGCGTCGGAGCATTACAGGACCGAGGGACGGCTTCGACCGCGCGCTTTCGCGTGACGTC
The Vulgatibacter incomptus DNA segment above includes these coding regions:
- a CDS encoding ATP-binding protein produces the protein MQMSGVTPRLRRLELEALLEITEAATSHLDLEELLHVVVNRIAAVVPVDRCSVILADQGSNQALVMASHDVPELRRLPIDLLRYPELQRAIESRSPVMIDDVRSDPVMAEVRPLLETVPVSSLAIAPLVSKGDAYGVLYLRLARDRAFGPDEQAFVRAAASIIANSVRNARLHTSVRQRRDELEAAYEERYRELDAANEQLRETSRLKDELLAICSHDVRAPLNVLLGHTRLLLSAGIEPGQRRSVEAIERQAMRVLQLVEQILETGRGRRESWQLSFASVDLAALVRRVVDDLTTLGAEGSVSLRSEGHDTLLAEVDESAIRQVLENLISNAIAHAPEGTAVEVEVSLDEAAGGRARIEVRDRGPGIAEAELPLVFERFRKGDKGAGFGLGLAIARELVEHHGGDIWVRARPEGGTSFVFAVPLRARRAGSEGDKRRLLVVAEDCEMRASLGERLRERYAVTLARTGGEGIARARALLPDAVLVDSDFPEGRATAFVQQLRSHPGLGETPVVYLGRTDLAQSVSLESVVDGRRGIFAAADDDLLPLLDELVTSRRVG